In Passer domesticus isolate bPasDom1 chromosome 7, bPasDom1.hap1, whole genome shotgun sequence, one genomic interval encodes:
- the PTBP2 gene encoding polypyrimidine tract-binding protein 2 isoform X1, protein MDGIVTDVAVGVKGNWKNISCVNLYICESDFGTLIYADRTSVDFMIQRGSDELLSGSVLSSPNSNMSSMVVTANGNDNKKFKGDDKMDGAPSRVLHIRKLPGEVTETEVIALGLPFGKVTNILMLKGKNQAFLELATEEAAITMVNYYSAVTPHLRNQPIYIQYSNHKELKTDNTLNQRAQAVLQAVTAVQASNAPISGTTVSESAVTPAQSPVLRIIIDNMYYPVTLDVLHQIFSKFGAVLKIITFTKNNQFQALLQFGDPVNAQQAKQALDGQNIYNACCTLRIDFSKLVNLNVKYNNDKSRDYTRPDLPSGDGQPTLDPAIAAAFAKETSLLGLPVAAVPGALSPLAIPNAAAAAAAAAAGRVGMPGVSAGGNTVLLVSNLNEEMVTPQSLFTLFGVYGDVQRVKILYNKKDSALIQMADGNQSQLAMSHLNGQKMYGKIIRVTLSKHQTVQLPREGLDDQGLTKDFGNSPLHRFKKPGSKNFQNIFPPSATLHLSNIPPSVAEEDLRTLFANTGGTVKAFKFFQRDHKMALLQMSTVEEAIQALIDLHNYNLGESHHLRVSFSKSTI, encoded by the exons GGGAATTGGAAGAACATTTCATGTGTGAACCTGTACATATGTGAATCAGATTTCGGAACACTAATTTATGCAGATAGGACAAGTGTAGATTTTATGATACAG AGAGGATCTGACGAACTTCTTTCAGGCAGTGTACTCAGTAGCCCGAACTCTAACATGAGCAGCATGGTAGTTACTG CCAATGGTAATGACAACAAGAAATTCAAAGGTGATGATAAAATGGATGGGGCTCCTTCTCGTGTTCTTCATATCAGGAAATTGCCTGGGGAAGTGACAGAAACAGAAGTTATTGCTTTAGGTTTGCCTTTTGGTAAAGTAACCAACATCCTGATGCTGAAAGGGAAAAACCAG GCATTTTTGGAGCTTGCCACAGAAGAAGCAGCTATCACTATGGTTAATTACTACTCTGCTGTGACACCTCATCTTCGTAACCAGCCCATTTATATCCAGTATTCCAATCATAAAGAACTAAAGACTGATAACACACTTAACCAG cgGGCCCAAGCTGTTCTTCAGGCAGTGACGGCTGTGCAGGCATCAAATGCTCCCATTAGTGGGACCACTGTTAGTGAGAGTGCAGTGACTCCAGCTCAGAGTCCAGTACTTAGAATAATTATTGACAACATGTACTATCCAGTAACCCTGGATGTTCTTCATCAG ATATTCTCTAAATTTGGTGCTGTATTGAAGATAATCACATTCACAAAGAATAACCAGTTTCAAGCTTTACTACAGTTTGGTGATCCAGTAAATGCACAGCAAGCAAAACAA GCCTTAGACGGTCAAAATATTTATAATGCTTGCTGTACCCTACGAATTGATTTTTCCAAATTGGTGAATTTGAATGTCAAGTACAACAACGACAAAAGCAGGGACTACACTCGTCCTGACCTTCCGTCTGGCGATGGACAGCCAACGCTGGACCCAGCTATTGCTGCAGCATTTGCCAAGGAGACCTCTCTTCTGG ggCTTCCTGTTGCAGCTGTTCCAGGAGCTCTGAGTCCTTTGGCTATtccaaatgctgctgctgcagctgcagctgctgctgctggccgcgTGGGAATGCCTGGAGTTTCAGCTGGTGGCAACACAGTCCTTCTGGTTAGCAATTTAAATGAAGAG ATGGTTACGCCCCAAAGTCTGTTTACCCTCTTCG GTGTTTATGGTGATGTGCAGCGTGTGAAGATTTTATACAATAAGAAAGATAGTGCTCTTATACAGATGGCTGATGGAAACCAGTCACAGCTGG CCATGAGCCATCTTAATGGACAAAAAATGTATGGAAAGATCATTCGGGTTACCCTTTCTAAACATCAGACAGTACAACTACCTCGAGAGGGACTTGATGACCAAGGGCTGACTAAAGATTTTGGTAATTCACCTTTGCACCGCTTCAAGAAACCTGGTTCCAAAAACTTCCAAAATATATTCCCTCCTTCTGCAACACTTCATCTGTCCAATATTCC ACCATCAGTAGCAGAAGAGGATCTACGCACATTGTTTGCTAACACTGGAGGCACTGtgaaagcatttaaattttttca AAGAGATCACAAGATGGCACTTCTTCAGATGTCAACAGTAGAAGAAGCTATTCAGGCTTTGATTGATCTTCACAATTACAATCTGGGAGAAAGTCATCATCTGAGAGTTTCTTTCTCTAAGTCAACTATTTAA
- the PTBP2 gene encoding polypyrimidine tract-binding protein 2 isoform X2, which translates to MDGIVTDVAVGVKGNWKNISCVNLYICESDFGTLIYADRTSVDFMIQRGSDELLSGSVLSSPNSNMSSMVVTANGNDNKKFKGDDKMDGAPSRVLHIRKLPGEVTETEVIALGLPFGKVTNILMLKGKNQAFLELATEEAAITMVNYYSAVTPHLRNQPIYIQYSNHKELKTDNTLNQRAQAVLQAVTAVQASNAPISGTTVSESAVTPAQSPVLRIIIDNMYYPVTLDVLHQIFSKFGAVLKIITFTKNNQFQALLQFGDPVNAQQAKQALDGQNIYNACCTLRIDFSKLVNLNVKYNNDKSRDYTRPDLPSGDGQPTLDPAIAAAFAKETSLLGLPVAAVPGALSPLAIPNAAAAAAAAAAGRVGMPGVSAGGNTVLLVSNLNEEMVTPQSLFTLFGVYGDVQRVKILYNKKDSALIQMADGNQSQLAMSHLNGQKMYGKIIRVTLSKHQTVQLPREGLDDQGLTKDFGNSPLHRFKKPGSKNFQNIFPPSATLHLSNIPPSVAEEDLRTLFANTGGTVKAFKFFQDHKMALLQMSTVEEAIQALIDLHNYNLGESHHLRVSFSKSTI; encoded by the exons GGGAATTGGAAGAACATTTCATGTGTGAACCTGTACATATGTGAATCAGATTTCGGAACACTAATTTATGCAGATAGGACAAGTGTAGATTTTATGATACAG AGAGGATCTGACGAACTTCTTTCAGGCAGTGTACTCAGTAGCCCGAACTCTAACATGAGCAGCATGGTAGTTACTG CCAATGGTAATGACAACAAGAAATTCAAAGGTGATGATAAAATGGATGGGGCTCCTTCTCGTGTTCTTCATATCAGGAAATTGCCTGGGGAAGTGACAGAAACAGAAGTTATTGCTTTAGGTTTGCCTTTTGGTAAAGTAACCAACATCCTGATGCTGAAAGGGAAAAACCAG GCATTTTTGGAGCTTGCCACAGAAGAAGCAGCTATCACTATGGTTAATTACTACTCTGCTGTGACACCTCATCTTCGTAACCAGCCCATTTATATCCAGTATTCCAATCATAAAGAACTAAAGACTGATAACACACTTAACCAG cgGGCCCAAGCTGTTCTTCAGGCAGTGACGGCTGTGCAGGCATCAAATGCTCCCATTAGTGGGACCACTGTTAGTGAGAGTGCAGTGACTCCAGCTCAGAGTCCAGTACTTAGAATAATTATTGACAACATGTACTATCCAGTAACCCTGGATGTTCTTCATCAG ATATTCTCTAAATTTGGTGCTGTATTGAAGATAATCACATTCACAAAGAATAACCAGTTTCAAGCTTTACTACAGTTTGGTGATCCAGTAAATGCACAGCAAGCAAAACAA GCCTTAGACGGTCAAAATATTTATAATGCTTGCTGTACCCTACGAATTGATTTTTCCAAATTGGTGAATTTGAATGTCAAGTACAACAACGACAAAAGCAGGGACTACACTCGTCCTGACCTTCCGTCTGGCGATGGACAGCCAACGCTGGACCCAGCTATTGCTGCAGCATTTGCCAAGGAGACCTCTCTTCTGG ggCTTCCTGTTGCAGCTGTTCCAGGAGCTCTGAGTCCTTTGGCTATtccaaatgctgctgctgcagctgcagctgctgctgctggccgcgTGGGAATGCCTGGAGTTTCAGCTGGTGGCAACACAGTCCTTCTGGTTAGCAATTTAAATGAAGAG ATGGTTACGCCCCAAAGTCTGTTTACCCTCTTCG GTGTTTATGGTGATGTGCAGCGTGTGAAGATTTTATACAATAAGAAAGATAGTGCTCTTATACAGATGGCTGATGGAAACCAGTCACAGCTGG CCATGAGCCATCTTAATGGACAAAAAATGTATGGAAAGATCATTCGGGTTACCCTTTCTAAACATCAGACAGTACAACTACCTCGAGAGGGACTTGATGACCAAGGGCTGACTAAAGATTTTGGTAATTCACCTTTGCACCGCTTCAAGAAACCTGGTTCCAAAAACTTCCAAAATATATTCCCTCCTTCTGCAACACTTCATCTGTCCAATATTCC ACCATCAGTAGCAGAAGAGGATCTACGCACATTGTTTGCTAACACTGGAGGCACTGtgaaagcatttaaattttttca AGATCACAAGATGGCACTTCTTCAGATGTCAACAGTAGAAGAAGCTATTCAGGCTTTGATTGATCTTCACAATTACAATCTGGGAGAAAGTCATCATCTGAGAGTTTCTTTCTCTAAGTCAACTATTTAA
- the PTBP2 gene encoding polypyrimidine tract-binding protein 2 isoform X5, protein MDGIVTDVAVGVKRGSDELLSGSVLSSPNSNMSSMVVTANGNDNKKFKGDDKMDGAPSRVLHIRKLPGEVTETEVIALGLPFGKVTNILMLKGKNQAFLELATEEAAITMVNYYSAVTPHLRNQPIYIQYSNHKELKTDNTLNQRAQAVLQAVTAVQASNAPISGTTVSESAVTPAQSPVLRIIIDNMYYPVTLDVLHQIFSKFGAVLKIITFTKNNQFQALLQFGDPVNAQQAKQALDGQNIYNACCTLRIDFSKLVNLNVKYNNDKSRDYTRPDLPSGDGQPTLDPAIAAAFAKETSLLGLPVAAVPGALSPLAIPNAAAAAAAAAAGRVGMPGVSAGGNTVLLVSNLNEEMVTPQSLFTLFGVYGDVQRVKILYNKKDSALIQMADGNQSQLAMSHLNGQKMYGKIIRVTLSKHQTVQLPREGLDDQGLTKDFGNSPLHRFKKPGSKNFQNIFPPSATLHLSNIPPSVAEEDLRTLFANTGGTVKAFKFFQRDHKMALLQMSTVEEAIQALIDLHNYNLGESHHLRVSFSKSTI, encoded by the exons AGAGGATCTGACGAACTTCTTTCAGGCAGTGTACTCAGTAGCCCGAACTCTAACATGAGCAGCATGGTAGTTACTG CCAATGGTAATGACAACAAGAAATTCAAAGGTGATGATAAAATGGATGGGGCTCCTTCTCGTGTTCTTCATATCAGGAAATTGCCTGGGGAAGTGACAGAAACAGAAGTTATTGCTTTAGGTTTGCCTTTTGGTAAAGTAACCAACATCCTGATGCTGAAAGGGAAAAACCAG GCATTTTTGGAGCTTGCCACAGAAGAAGCAGCTATCACTATGGTTAATTACTACTCTGCTGTGACACCTCATCTTCGTAACCAGCCCATTTATATCCAGTATTCCAATCATAAAGAACTAAAGACTGATAACACACTTAACCAG cgGGCCCAAGCTGTTCTTCAGGCAGTGACGGCTGTGCAGGCATCAAATGCTCCCATTAGTGGGACCACTGTTAGTGAGAGTGCAGTGACTCCAGCTCAGAGTCCAGTACTTAGAATAATTATTGACAACATGTACTATCCAGTAACCCTGGATGTTCTTCATCAG ATATTCTCTAAATTTGGTGCTGTATTGAAGATAATCACATTCACAAAGAATAACCAGTTTCAAGCTTTACTACAGTTTGGTGATCCAGTAAATGCACAGCAAGCAAAACAA GCCTTAGACGGTCAAAATATTTATAATGCTTGCTGTACCCTACGAATTGATTTTTCCAAATTGGTGAATTTGAATGTCAAGTACAACAACGACAAAAGCAGGGACTACACTCGTCCTGACCTTCCGTCTGGCGATGGACAGCCAACGCTGGACCCAGCTATTGCTGCAGCATTTGCCAAGGAGACCTCTCTTCTGG ggCTTCCTGTTGCAGCTGTTCCAGGAGCTCTGAGTCCTTTGGCTATtccaaatgctgctgctgcagctgcagctgctgctgctggccgcgTGGGAATGCCTGGAGTTTCAGCTGGTGGCAACACAGTCCTTCTGGTTAGCAATTTAAATGAAGAG ATGGTTACGCCCCAAAGTCTGTTTACCCTCTTCG GTGTTTATGGTGATGTGCAGCGTGTGAAGATTTTATACAATAAGAAAGATAGTGCTCTTATACAGATGGCTGATGGAAACCAGTCACAGCTGG CCATGAGCCATCTTAATGGACAAAAAATGTATGGAAAGATCATTCGGGTTACCCTTTCTAAACATCAGACAGTACAACTACCTCGAGAGGGACTTGATGACCAAGGGCTGACTAAAGATTTTGGTAATTCACCTTTGCACCGCTTCAAGAAACCTGGTTCCAAAAACTTCCAAAATATATTCCCTCCTTCTGCAACACTTCATCTGTCCAATATTCC ACCATCAGTAGCAGAAGAGGATCTACGCACATTGTTTGCTAACACTGGAGGCACTGtgaaagcatttaaattttttca AAGAGATCACAAGATGGCACTTCTTCAGATGTCAACAGTAGAAGAAGCTATTCAGGCTTTGATTGATCTTCACAATTACAATCTGGGAGAAAGTCATCATCTGAGAGTTTCTTTCTCTAAGTCAACTATTTAA
- the PTBP2 gene encoding polypyrimidine tract-binding protein 2 isoform X8, with translation MDGAPSRVLHIRKLPGEVTETEVIALGLPFGKVTNILMLKGKNQAFLELATEEAAITMVNYYSAVTPHLRNQPIYIQYSNHKELKTDNTLNQRAQAVLQAVTAVQASNAPISGTTVSESAVTPAQSPVLRIIIDNMYYPVTLDVLHQIFSKFGAVLKIITFTKNNQFQALLQFGDPVNAQQAKQALDGQNIYNACCTLRIDFSKLVNLNVKYNNDKSRDYTRPDLPSGDGQPTLDPAIAAAFAKETSLLGLPVAAVPGALSPLAIPNAAAAAAAAAAGRVGMPGVSAGGNTVLLVSNLNEEMVTPQSLFTLFGVYGDVQRVKILYNKKDSALIQMADGNQSQLAMSHLNGQKMYGKIIRVTLSKHQTVQLPREGLDDQGLTKDFGNSPLHRFKKPGSKNFQNIFPPSATLHLSNIPPSVAEEDLRTLFANTGGTVKAFKFFQRDHKMALLQMSTVEEAIQALIDLHNYNLGESHHLRVSFSKSTI, from the exons ATGGATGGGGCTCCTTCTCGTGTTCTTCATATCAGGAAATTGCCTGGGGAAGTGACAGAAACAGAAGTTATTGCTTTAGGTTTGCCTTTTGGTAAAGTAACCAACATCCTGATGCTGAAAGGGAAAAACCAG GCATTTTTGGAGCTTGCCACAGAAGAAGCAGCTATCACTATGGTTAATTACTACTCTGCTGTGACACCTCATCTTCGTAACCAGCCCATTTATATCCAGTATTCCAATCATAAAGAACTAAAGACTGATAACACACTTAACCAG cgGGCCCAAGCTGTTCTTCAGGCAGTGACGGCTGTGCAGGCATCAAATGCTCCCATTAGTGGGACCACTGTTAGTGAGAGTGCAGTGACTCCAGCTCAGAGTCCAGTACTTAGAATAATTATTGACAACATGTACTATCCAGTAACCCTGGATGTTCTTCATCAG ATATTCTCTAAATTTGGTGCTGTATTGAAGATAATCACATTCACAAAGAATAACCAGTTTCAAGCTTTACTACAGTTTGGTGATCCAGTAAATGCACAGCAAGCAAAACAA GCCTTAGACGGTCAAAATATTTATAATGCTTGCTGTACCCTACGAATTGATTTTTCCAAATTGGTGAATTTGAATGTCAAGTACAACAACGACAAAAGCAGGGACTACACTCGTCCTGACCTTCCGTCTGGCGATGGACAGCCAACGCTGGACCCAGCTATTGCTGCAGCATTTGCCAAGGAGACCTCTCTTCTGG ggCTTCCTGTTGCAGCTGTTCCAGGAGCTCTGAGTCCTTTGGCTATtccaaatgctgctgctgcagctgcagctgctgctgctggccgcgTGGGAATGCCTGGAGTTTCAGCTGGTGGCAACACAGTCCTTCTGGTTAGCAATTTAAATGAAGAG ATGGTTACGCCCCAAAGTCTGTTTACCCTCTTCG GTGTTTATGGTGATGTGCAGCGTGTGAAGATTTTATACAATAAGAAAGATAGTGCTCTTATACAGATGGCTGATGGAAACCAGTCACAGCTGG CCATGAGCCATCTTAATGGACAAAAAATGTATGGAAAGATCATTCGGGTTACCCTTTCTAAACATCAGACAGTACAACTACCTCGAGAGGGACTTGATGACCAAGGGCTGACTAAAGATTTTGGTAATTCACCTTTGCACCGCTTCAAGAAACCTGGTTCCAAAAACTTCCAAAATATATTCCCTCCTTCTGCAACACTTCATCTGTCCAATATTCC ACCATCAGTAGCAGAAGAGGATCTACGCACATTGTTTGCTAACACTGGAGGCACTGtgaaagcatttaaattttttca AAGAGATCACAAGATGGCACTTCTTCAGATGTCAACAGTAGAAGAAGCTATTCAGGCTTTGATTGATCTTCACAATTACAATCTGGGAGAAAGTCATCATCTGAGAGTTTCTTTCTCTAAGTCAACTATTTAA
- the PTBP2 gene encoding polypyrimidine tract-binding protein 2 isoform X7: protein MSSMVVTANGNDNKKFKGDDKMDGAPSRVLHIRKLPGEVTETEVIALGLPFGKVTNILMLKGKNQAFLELATEEAAITMVNYYSAVTPHLRNQPIYIQYSNHKELKTDNTLNQRAQAVLQAVTAVQASNAPISGTTVSESAVTPAQSPVLRIIIDNMYYPVTLDVLHQIFSKFGAVLKIITFTKNNQFQALLQFGDPVNAQQAKQALDGQNIYNACCTLRIDFSKLVNLNVKYNNDKSRDYTRPDLPSGDGQPTLDPAIAAAFAKETSLLGLPVAAVPGALSPLAIPNAAAAAAAAAAGRVGMPGVSAGGNTVLLVSNLNEEMVTPQSLFTLFGVYGDVQRVKILYNKKDSALIQMADGNQSQLAMSHLNGQKMYGKIIRVTLSKHQTVQLPREGLDDQGLTKDFGNSPLHRFKKPGSKNFQNIFPPSATLHLSNIPPSVAEEDLRTLFANTGGTVKAFKFFQRDHKMALLQMSTVEEAIQALIDLHNYNLGESHHLRVSFSKSTI from the exons ATGAGCAGCATGGTAGTTACTG CCAATGGTAATGACAACAAGAAATTCAAAGGTGATGATAAAATGGATGGGGCTCCTTCTCGTGTTCTTCATATCAGGAAATTGCCTGGGGAAGTGACAGAAACAGAAGTTATTGCTTTAGGTTTGCCTTTTGGTAAAGTAACCAACATCCTGATGCTGAAAGGGAAAAACCAG GCATTTTTGGAGCTTGCCACAGAAGAAGCAGCTATCACTATGGTTAATTACTACTCTGCTGTGACACCTCATCTTCGTAACCAGCCCATTTATATCCAGTATTCCAATCATAAAGAACTAAAGACTGATAACACACTTAACCAG cgGGCCCAAGCTGTTCTTCAGGCAGTGACGGCTGTGCAGGCATCAAATGCTCCCATTAGTGGGACCACTGTTAGTGAGAGTGCAGTGACTCCAGCTCAGAGTCCAGTACTTAGAATAATTATTGACAACATGTACTATCCAGTAACCCTGGATGTTCTTCATCAG ATATTCTCTAAATTTGGTGCTGTATTGAAGATAATCACATTCACAAAGAATAACCAGTTTCAAGCTTTACTACAGTTTGGTGATCCAGTAAATGCACAGCAAGCAAAACAA GCCTTAGACGGTCAAAATATTTATAATGCTTGCTGTACCCTACGAATTGATTTTTCCAAATTGGTGAATTTGAATGTCAAGTACAACAACGACAAAAGCAGGGACTACACTCGTCCTGACCTTCCGTCTGGCGATGGACAGCCAACGCTGGACCCAGCTATTGCTGCAGCATTTGCCAAGGAGACCTCTCTTCTGG ggCTTCCTGTTGCAGCTGTTCCAGGAGCTCTGAGTCCTTTGGCTATtccaaatgctgctgctgcagctgcagctgctgctgctggccgcgTGGGAATGCCTGGAGTTTCAGCTGGTGGCAACACAGTCCTTCTGGTTAGCAATTTAAATGAAGAG ATGGTTACGCCCCAAAGTCTGTTTACCCTCTTCG GTGTTTATGGTGATGTGCAGCGTGTGAAGATTTTATACAATAAGAAAGATAGTGCTCTTATACAGATGGCTGATGGAAACCAGTCACAGCTGG CCATGAGCCATCTTAATGGACAAAAAATGTATGGAAAGATCATTCGGGTTACCCTTTCTAAACATCAGACAGTACAACTACCTCGAGAGGGACTTGATGACCAAGGGCTGACTAAAGATTTTGGTAATTCACCTTTGCACCGCTTCAAGAAACCTGGTTCCAAAAACTTCCAAAATATATTCCCTCCTTCTGCAACACTTCATCTGTCCAATATTCC ACCATCAGTAGCAGAAGAGGATCTACGCACATTGTTTGCTAACACTGGAGGCACTGtgaaagcatttaaattttttca AAGAGATCACAAGATGGCACTTCTTCAGATGTCAACAGTAGAAGAAGCTATTCAGGCTTTGATTGATCTTCACAATTACAATCTGGGAGAAAGTCATCATCTGAGAGTTTCTTTCTCTAAGTCAACTATTTAA
- the PTBP2 gene encoding polypyrimidine tract-binding protein 2 isoform X6 codes for MDGIVTDVAVGVKRGSDELLSGSVLSSPNSNMSSMVVTANGNDNKKFKGDDKMDGAPSRVLHIRKLPGEVTETEVIALGLPFGKVTNILMLKGKNQAFLELATEEAAITMVNYYSAVTPHLRNQPIYIQYSNHKELKTDNTLNQRAQAVLQAVTAVQASNAPISGTTVSESAVTPAQSPVLRIIIDNMYYPVTLDVLHQIFSKFGAVLKIITFTKNNQFQALLQFGDPVNAQQAKQALDGQNIYNACCTLRIDFSKLVNLNVKYNNDKSRDYTRPDLPSGDGQPTLDPAIAAAFAKETSLLAVPGALSPLAIPNAAAAAAAAAAGRVGMPGVSAGGNTVLLVSNLNEEMVTPQSLFTLFGVYGDVQRVKILYNKKDSALIQMADGNQSQLAMSHLNGQKMYGKIIRVTLSKHQTVQLPREGLDDQGLTKDFGNSPLHRFKKPGSKNFQNIFPPSATLHLSNIPPSVAEEDLRTLFANTGGTVKAFKFFQRDHKMALLQMSTVEEAIQALIDLHNYNLGESHHLRVSFSKSTI; via the exons AGAGGATCTGACGAACTTCTTTCAGGCAGTGTACTCAGTAGCCCGAACTCTAACATGAGCAGCATGGTAGTTACTG CCAATGGTAATGACAACAAGAAATTCAAAGGTGATGATAAAATGGATGGGGCTCCTTCTCGTGTTCTTCATATCAGGAAATTGCCTGGGGAAGTGACAGAAACAGAAGTTATTGCTTTAGGTTTGCCTTTTGGTAAAGTAACCAACATCCTGATGCTGAAAGGGAAAAACCAG GCATTTTTGGAGCTTGCCACAGAAGAAGCAGCTATCACTATGGTTAATTACTACTCTGCTGTGACACCTCATCTTCGTAACCAGCCCATTTATATCCAGTATTCCAATCATAAAGAACTAAAGACTGATAACACACTTAACCAG cgGGCCCAAGCTGTTCTTCAGGCAGTGACGGCTGTGCAGGCATCAAATGCTCCCATTAGTGGGACCACTGTTAGTGAGAGTGCAGTGACTCCAGCTCAGAGTCCAGTACTTAGAATAATTATTGACAACATGTACTATCCAGTAACCCTGGATGTTCTTCATCAG ATATTCTCTAAATTTGGTGCTGTATTGAAGATAATCACATTCACAAAGAATAACCAGTTTCAAGCTTTACTACAGTTTGGTGATCCAGTAAATGCACAGCAAGCAAAACAA GCCTTAGACGGTCAAAATATTTATAATGCTTGCTGTACCCTACGAATTGATTTTTCCAAATTGGTGAATTTGAATGTCAAGTACAACAACGACAAAAGCAGGGACTACACTCGTCCTGACCTTCCGTCTGGCGATGGACAGCCAACGCTGGACCCAGCTATTGCTGCAGCATTTGCCAAGGAGACCTCTCTTCTGG CTGTTCCAGGAGCTCTGAGTCCTTTGGCTATtccaaatgctgctgctgcagctgcagctgctgctgctggccgcgTGGGAATGCCTGGAGTTTCAGCTGGTGGCAACACAGTCCTTCTGGTTAGCAATTTAAATGAAGAG ATGGTTACGCCCCAAAGTCTGTTTACCCTCTTCG GTGTTTATGGTGATGTGCAGCGTGTGAAGATTTTATACAATAAGAAAGATAGTGCTCTTATACAGATGGCTGATGGAAACCAGTCACAGCTGG CCATGAGCCATCTTAATGGACAAAAAATGTATGGAAAGATCATTCGGGTTACCCTTTCTAAACATCAGACAGTACAACTACCTCGAGAGGGACTTGATGACCAAGGGCTGACTAAAGATTTTGGTAATTCACCTTTGCACCGCTTCAAGAAACCTGGTTCCAAAAACTTCCAAAATATATTCCCTCCTTCTGCAACACTTCATCTGTCCAATATTCC ACCATCAGTAGCAGAAGAGGATCTACGCACATTGTTTGCTAACACTGGAGGCACTGtgaaagcatttaaattttttca AAGAGATCACAAGATGGCACTTCTTCAGATGTCAACAGTAGAAGAAGCTATTCAGGCTTTGATTGATCTTCACAATTACAATCTGGGAGAAAGTCATCATCTGAGAGTTTCTTTCTCTAAGTCAACTATTTAA